The following proteins come from a genomic window of Gossypium raimondii isolate GPD5lz chromosome 5, ASM2569854v1, whole genome shotgun sequence:
- the LOC128041031 gene encoding ankyrin repeat-containing protein BDA1-like, which translates to MDEGLKRAAGSGNIDALYALIPDDDNVFKRIDGMEFIDTHLHIAVVTGNTGCAMEIMNLKPSFSRKLNQDGFSPNHLALLNGKPEMVIDFLFVDKNLVRLKEREGFTVVHYSARDVNVHLLSRVLNTCPDCIFDLNVMRQTALHIAVESNNFEAFKVGMDLECV; encoded by the coding sequence ATGGATGAAGGGTTAAAGAGAGCAGCTGGATCAGGAAACATTGATGCCTTATATGCATTAATCCCTGACGATGACAATGTTTTCAAGCGTATAGATGGAATGGAGTTCATCGATACGCACTTACACATTGCTGTAGTTACAGGCAATACCGGTTGTGCAATGGAGATAATGAACTTGAAGCCATCGTTTTCCAGGAAACTAAACCAAGATGGGTTTTCCCCCAATCATCTAGCCTTGCTTAATGGAAAACCAGAAATGgtgattgattttttatttgttgataAAAATCTTGTTCGTCTTAAAGAGAGGGAGGGTTTTACTGTTGTTCATTATTCAGCTCGGGATGTAAATGTTCATCTTTTGTCTCGGGTTTTGAATACTTGTCCCGATTGTATCTTTGATTTGAATGTAATGAGGCAAACTGCTTTGCATATTGCTGTAGAAAGCAATAACTTTGAAGCATTTAAAGTTGGAATGGATTTAGAGTGCGTTTGA